Sequence from the Cellulomonas fimi ATCC 484 genome:
CGCCGGTCCGACGCCCGGTTCACCCGGTTGCCGCCAGGGTCACGCGGCGTCCCACGGCACCGCGACGTCGAGCACCCACGTCACGCCGAACCGGTCGCGCAGCATGCCGTACAGCGGTGCCCACGCCGCGGGGCCGAGCGGCACGACGACCGTCGCGCCGTCGACGAGCCGCTCCCAGTACCGGGTGAGCTCGTCGGCGTCGGCGCCGCGGACGGACACGAACACGGGGATGACACCGGGCTCGTACGCGGTGTGCGACGGCACGTCGTACGCCATGACGCGGAACCCGTCGGGCGAGACGACCTGGCCCCACATCACCTGGTCGGCCTCGGCCGCGTCGGTGACGGCGTGCGCGTCGGCGTAGGTCACGACCGTCGTGGTGCCGCCGAAGGCGGCCGCGTAGAGGTCGAGCGCGGCGCGCGCGTCGCCGCGGAAGTTGAGGTGGGGCGTGGTGGCGATGGTCATGGCTGCTCCTCGGTCTCGGTGCCGCACCGGTCGTCGGCGGGCACTGCCCACCCTCGCCATCTCAGAGGACAGGTACGGTCCTCTGATTCCCTAGGCTCGGACCATGGGGACGACAGAGCGGCTGCTACGCCTGCTGTCGCTGCTGCAGGCGCACCGCGACTGGCCCGGCCAGGAGCTCGCCGAGCGCCTGGGCACCACCTCGCGCACCGTCCGCCGCGACGTCGACCGGCTGCGCACGATGGGCTACCGCATCGACTCCGCGAAGGGCCGCGCGGGCGGCTACCGGCTCGACGCGGGGTCGGCGCTGCCGCCGCTGCTGTTCGACGACGAGCAGGCCGTCGCCCTCGCCGTGGCCCTGCGTGCGGCCGCCGTGACCGGCGCCGGCGTCGAGGACGCGGCTGCCCGCGCGCTCGCGACGCTCCGGCAGGTGATGCCCCCGCGCCTGCGGCACCGGCTCGACGCGGTCGACGTCGTCACAGCCCCGACGGCTCCCCGCGACTCCGCGTTGCCCGCGACGCTCGTCGCGCTCTCGTCCGCCGTCCGCGCCCGTGAGGTCCTGCGGTTCGACTACGCCTCGTCGCGGGACGCGACCGTCGCTCCGCCGGGCTCGTCCGCAGCGCACCCGGTCGTCGCCCCACGCCGGGTCGAGCCGCACCACGTCGTCGCCGCCCGGGGCCGCTGGTACCTCGTCGCGTGGGACGTCGACCGCGACGACTGGCGCGTCTTCCGCGCCGACCGCCTCACGCCCCGCACCCCGCGCGGCCCACGGTTCACGCCCCGCGAGGTGCCGGGCGGCGACGTCGCCGCGTTCCTCTCGGCCCGTTTCCGCGGCTCGGACCGCCCGGGTGCCTGGCCGTGCGAGGGAACCGTCGTGCTGTCCCTCCCCGCCGCCGACGTCGTGCCCTTCGCGGGCGACGCGACGGTCGAGGACGTCGGCCCATCCCGCTGCAGGGTGACCGCCGGCTCGTGGTCCTGGACCGCGCTCGCCGCGCACCTCGGCCGCTTCGACGCGGACCTGGCCGTCGTCGGCCCGCCCGCACTCGCCGACGCGTTCTCCCGGCTCGCCGCACGCTTCACGGCGGCGGCAACGGCCGGCACGGCGAGTTCCCGCCCCTGACCCGGAGGCCCGCGCTTCCCCCCGCGCGAGGTGCCCGGCGGCGACGTCGCCGGGTCCCTGTCCGCAGCTTCCGCGGTTCCGACCGCCCCGACACCTGGCCGTGCGAGGGGACCGTCGAGCTGGCACTGCCGCCGCCGACGTCCTGCCCTTCGCTGCCGACGCGACCGTCGAGGTCCTCGACTCCGACCGCTGCCGCATGACCGCGGGGTCGTCCTCCTGGACCGCGCTCGCGGCCCACCTGGCCCGTTCTCGAGTCCGGCGTCGGGGTCGTCGGCCGCCGGCACTCGCCGATACCTTCGCCCACCTCGCCGCGCGGACCGCCGCCGCGTCGTCCTTGTCCGTCAGCGCCGGACCGCCACGTCCCTACCTCTCCGAGGTGCGTCCTGGTCGCAGGTCGACGCCGTCAGATGGCAGGGCCGGTCACGGTGCGGGGGCCGGCGTCCGCCGGGCAGCGGGTCACGAGCGTGGGTGCACCGGCGGCGGTCATGGCCCGGCACCGTCGCCTCGCGGCTCACCGGCGAGCGCGCTCCACGCCCCGTCCTCGAAGATCTCGACCTGCGGCAGCGTGTTGAAGTCGTCGAACGACATGCAGCTCACGGCCCAACCCGCGGAGCTTGGCTCGTGGACTGCCCACGCGCCGTCAGGGCCTCGCATGCGTAGACCTCTGACTGATGCAGCTCGCACGACGGGCGTAGTGCAGTCGTGGGCCCTGGCCGAACGCGGTGGCAACGGAGCCCCACACTCGGGTCTCCGCCTCCGCCGGGTCGATCACCGTCGGGACGAATGACTCACCCGTCCCGTGGTGGCCGAGCGCGACGACGAACCACCCGGTTCGCGCGTCAGCGACCACAGCGAGAGCGCAGTCACCGGCACCGTCTCGCGCGACGACCGACGTCCGAGACGCGCCCCCCGGACAACGCCTGTTGGCGCGCTGCCGTCAGGTCGAGGTCGTCCCAGTCGGGAGCGGTCGTGTCCACGGAGTCAGTGTCTGCCTACGCGCGGCCGCTAGTCGCCGAGGCCCGTGCCGACCTGACGGGCGGCGGTGATCCACTCGTGGTCCGGCGGGACGAGCTTGACCTTGCCGGCCACCTCGGCGAGCGGGACGAGCTCGGTCCCCTCCCCGCGGGCGGCGACCATGACGCCCGACTCGCCGCGCGCGAGCGCGTCGGCCGCGGCCGCACCGAGCCGGGTCGCGAGGATCCGGTCGGCGGCGACCGGTGCTCCCCCGCGCTGCACGTAGCCGAGGATCGTCACGCGGCTCTCCAGCGACGTCGCGGCCTCGAGCTCACGGGCCAGCTTGAAGGTGTGCTCGCGCTGCTGGTCCTCGACGTGCGCGAGGTGCGCCTTCGCGGCCTTGACCGCCTCGGGCGTCTTCGCGGCCTTGACCAGCAGCCGGGCCGCCTCGAAGTCGGCGGTGTCGCCCACGTCGCGCGCACCCTCGGCGACGGCGATGACGCTGAAGTTCGAGCCGCGCGCGCGGCGGGCGC
This genomic interval carries:
- a CDS encoding VOC family protein yields the protein MTIATTPHLNFRGDARAALDLYAAAFGGTTTVVTYADAHAVTDAAEADQVMWGQVVSPDGFRVMAYDVPSHTAYEPGVIPVFVSVRGADADELTRYWERLVDGATVVVPLGPAAWAPLYGMLRDRFGVTWVLDVAVPWDAA
- a CDS encoding helix-turn-helix transcriptional regulator, which produces MGTTERLLRLLSLLQAHRDWPGQELAERLGTTSRTVRRDVDRLRTMGYRIDSAKGRAGGYRLDAGSALPPLLFDDEQAVALAVALRAAAVTGAGVEDAAARALATLRQVMPPRLRHRLDAVDVVTAPTAPRDSALPATLVALSSAVRAREVLRFDYASSRDATVAPPGSSAAHPVVAPRRVEPHHVVAARGRWYLVAWDVDRDDWRVFRADRLTPRTPRGPRFTPREVPGGDVAAFLSARFRGSDRPGAWPCEGTVVLSLPAADVVPFAGDATVEDVGPSRCRVTAGSWSWTALAAHLGRFDADLAVVGPPALADAFSRLAARFTAAATAGTASSRP